The following are from one region of the Geoalkalibacter subterraneus genome:
- a CDS encoding ferritin family protein translates to MPQEYKMKEALKTAIHAKKNLMDFYKEAASMTDHPGGKKVLLRLADEVRENAKKFYDHYRWDDLDTFESLIDAPTRPDSAMIVFLRKALDKNIHERKARELAMKEHEDLEKTFRLAAKNMVDPQVKAVFEEVAKDARNHYAVIESEYAHTMGMVHETDIDTYVRE, encoded by the coding sequence ATGCCGCAGGAATACAAGATGAAGGAAGCTCTCAAAACCGCCATTCACGCCAAAAAAAATCTGATGGACTTTTATAAAGAGGCCGCATCGATGACGGATCATCCCGGCGGAAAAAAGGTTTTGCTGCGCCTGGCTGATGAAGTGCGCGAAAATGCAAAGAAATTTTATGATCACTATCGGTGGGATGATCTCGATACCTTTGAAAGCCTGATCGATGCACCCACACGGCCGGATTCCGCCATGATCGTTTTCCTGCGCAAGGCACTCGACAAAAATATTCATGAACGCAAAGCCCGTGAGTTGGCCATGAAGGAGCACGAAGATCTCGAAAAGACTTTTCGTCTTGCCGCTAAAAATATGGTTGACCCCCAGGTTAAAGCTGTATTTGAAGAGGTCGCCAAGGATGCCCGCAATCACTATGCCGTCATTGAATCGGAATATGCCCACACCATGGGGATGGTGCATGAGACCGATATCGATACTTATGTT